A single Sus scrofa isolate TJ Tabasco breed Duroc unplaced genomic scaffold, Sscrofa11.1 Contig498, whole genome shotgun sequence DNA region contains:
- the LOC100154725 gene encoding olfactory receptor 4K3-like, protein MPESSRNQSEMAWNNQSVIREFILQGLSSAWELQIFYFLFFSIVYAATVLGNLLILLTIVSEPRLHSPMYFLLGNLSFIDMSLASFATPKMIADFLSEHKAISFEGCITQIFFLHFLGGTEIVLLISMSFDRYVAICKPLRYLTIMSRRMCVGLVTLSWIVGIFHAMSQLAFTVNLPFCGPNEVDSFFCDLPLVIKLACVDTYILGVFMISTSGMIALVCFILLVISYTVILVTVRQHSSGGSSKALSTCSAHFTVVALFFGPCIFIYVWPFTNFPIEKVLSVFYTIFTPLLNPVIYTLRTKDVKDSMRKLSSRVFKSRKTDHTP, encoded by the coding sequence ATGCCAGAGTCTTCCAGAAATCAGAGTGAAATGGCCTGGAACAATCAGTCAGTCATAAGGGAATTCATACTACAGGGTCTCTCCAgtgcctgggaactccagatcttctatttcctgtttttctccatagTCTATGCAGCCACTGTACTGGGGAACCTCCTCATTCTGCTCACCATCGTGTCAGAGCCACGCCTTCACTCCCCCATGTACTTTCTGCTGGGCAATCTCTCCTTCATTGACATGTCTCTGGCCTCATTTGCCACCCCCAAAATGATCGCAGATTTCCTCAGTGAGCACAAAGCCATCTCTTTTGAAGGGTGCATCACCCAGATATTCTTCTTGCATTTCTTAGGGGGCACTGAGATTGTACTGCTGATATCCATGTCTTTTGATAGGTATGTGGCTATTTGTAAGCCTCTACGTTACTTAACCATCATGAGCCGGAGAATGTGTGTTGGGCTTGTGACACTTTCCTGGATTGTTGGCATCTTCCATGCTATGAGTCAGTTAGCATTTACTGTAAATCTGCCCTTCTGTGGGCCCAATGAAGTGGACAGTTTCTTTTGTGATCTCCCCTTGGTGATTAAACTTGCCTGCGTAGACACATACATCCTGGGAGTGTTCATGATCTCAACCAGTGGCATGATTGCCCTGGTGTGCTTCATCCTCTTGGTGATCTCTTACACTGTCATCCTGGTCACCGTGAGACAACATTCCTCCGGTGGGTCCTCCAAAGCCCTCTCCACTTGCAGTGCCCACTTCACCGTTGTAGCCCTTTTCTTTGGCCCATGCATTTTTATCTATGTGTGGCCTTTCACAAATTTCCCAATAGAAAAAGTGCTCTCGGTATTTTATACCATTTTCACTCCCCTTTTGAATCCCGTAATCTATACTCTTAGAACTAAAGACGTCAAAGATTCCATGAGAAAACTTAGCAGCCGTGTCTTTAAGTCTAGGAAGACTGATCATACCCCTTGA